A window of the Gossypium hirsutum isolate 1008001.06 chromosome A03, Gossypium_hirsutum_v2.1, whole genome shotgun sequence genome harbors these coding sequences:
- the LOC107887987 gene encoding ankyrin repeat-containing protein At5g02620 — translation MEVASTEKPPSFPPARKRMTTQITIKRDETPLHYAVRCKDLAVVKEILTTTEENELKELLPKQNQSGETALYIAAENGYVDLVKEMINYCDLSDAGIKARNGFDAFHIAAKQGDLEILKVLLAVHPELAMTVDLSNTTALHTAATQGHIEIVNFLLEVGSGLATIARSNGKTALHSAARNGHVEVVKALLGSEPGIAPRTDKKGQTALHMAVKGQNLKVVEELISVDPSLMINMVDTKGNTPLHIAARKGRIQIVKLLIRHKETNTKAVNKSRETALDTAEKTGNPEVTTILQQHGVQSARNIKPVALNPARELKQTVSDIKHEVHNQLEHTRQTRKNVHDIVKRLHKMHSEGLNNTMNSTNVVAVLIASVAFAAIFTLPGQFIDNPNQVPKGHSLGESNIAIYPAFVIFFIFDSLALFISLAIVVVQTSVVVIESKAKKKMAAVINKLLWLACVLVTVAFLALSYIIVGQRWYRLASGISIVGAILMVATLAGMCYWVIRYRLKATNMKNSRSPTASRSRSAIMSDSEIINNKFQMYAL, via the exons atggaGGTGGCATCAACCGAGAAGCCGCCGAGCTTTCCTCCTGCTCGGAAAAGGATGACGACACAGATAACAATAAAACGCGACGAAACGCCTCTGCATTACGCCGTACGATGTAAAGACCTTGCGGTGGTGAAAGAAATCCTTACGACTACCGAGGAAAATGAACTGAAAGAACTATTGCCTAAACAAAACCAATCTGGTGAAACTGCTCTTTATATTGCAGCCGAAAACGGTTATGTCGATTTGGTTAAGGAGATGATAAACTATTGCGATCTCTCCGATGCCGGGATCAAAGCTCGAAATGGCTTCGATGCATTCCATATTGCTGCTAAACAAGGAGATTTAG AAATATTGAAAGTGCTACTAGCAGTGCATCCTGAACTAGCAATGACAGTGGATTTATCAAACACCACGGCTCTACACACAGCTGCAACACAAGGGCACATTGAGATTGTGAATTTCTTATTAGAAGTAGGCAGTGGTTTGGCTACAATAGCAAGGAGCAATGGCAAAACAGCTTTACATTCAGCAGCAAGAAATGGGCATGTGGAGGTTGTGAAGGCACTTTTGGGCAGTGAACCAGGGATTGCTCCAAGGACTGATAAGAAAGGCCAAACTGCACTTCACATGGCAGTGAAGGGGCAGAACCTTAAGGTGGTAGAGGAATTGATTAGTGTTGATCCTTCATTAATGATAAACATGGTTGATACAAAGGGAAATACGCCTTTGCATATAGCTGCCCGGAAGGGCAGAATTCAG ATCGTTAAGTTGTTAATTCGACACAAAGAAACCAACACAAAAGCCGTGAACAAAAGCCGCGAGACAGCGTTAGATACAGCTGAAAAAACGGGGAACCCCGAGGTTACCACCATTCTGCAACAGCATGGAGTTCAAAGTGCTCGAAACATCAAGCCTGTAGCATTGAACCCTGCCCGTGAGTTAAAACAAACAGTGAGTGACATCAAGCATGAAGTGCAcaatcaactagaacatactcgTCAAACTAGAAAAAATGTGCACGACATCGTCAAAAGACTCCACAAAATGCATTCCGAAGGTCTAAACAACACGATGAACTCCACCAACGTAGTCGCCGTCTTAATTGCCAGCGTCGCCTTTGCTGCCATCTTCACTCTCCCTGGCCAATTCATTGACAACCCGAACCAAGTCCCGAAGGGTCACTCCCTGGGGGAATCAAACATTGCTATATACCCAGCCTTTGTAATATTCTTCATCTTTGATTCCCTGGCACTCTTCATATCTCTTGCTATAGTGGTGGTTCAAACCTCGGTTGTTGTGATCGAGAGCAAGGCAAAGAAGAAGATGGCAGCGGTGATCAACAAGCTACTGTGGTTGGCTTGTGTGCTTGTTACGGTGGCGTTTTTAGCATTGTCGTACATTATAGTTGGGCAAAGGTGGTATAGGCTTGCATCCGGGATAAGCATTGTGGGAGCAATATTAATGGTGGCAACTCTAGCGGGCATGTGTTATTGGGTGATACGATATCGCCTTAAGGCTACCAACATGAAAAATTCACGATCGCCCACCGCCAGCAGGTCGCGTTCAGCGATTATGTCCGATTCTGAGATTATAAACAATAAGTTTCAAATGTATGCCCTTTAA